The following DNA comes from Deltaproteobacteria bacterium.
AGCTCATCGCCCTGCGGCAGCCGGCGGCCGTCGACCTGCGGTTCATCACGGCCGCGATGAAGATCATCGTGGACATGGAGCGGATCGGCGACCAGGCGATCAACATCGTCGAGCGCGCGGAGTCGCTCCTCGCCGTTCCCCTGCTGAAGCCGCTGATCGACATCCCGAGGATGGCCGACATCACGCAGGAGATGCTCAAGGCCGCGCTGGACGCCTACGTGAACGGGGACGACCGGCTGGCGTACGAGACGATCCTCCGGGACGACGAGGTCGACCAGCTCAAGGACCAGGTGTTCCGGGAACTCCTGACCTTCATGATGGCGGACCCGACCACCATCCCGCGGGCGATGGACCTCATCCTGGTGTCG
Coding sequences within:
- the phoU gene encoding phosphate signaling complex protein PhoU, encoding MKKHYAEQLGGIREMVLRMGGLVEQMTRRVIQALVKRDTSLLAEVRAMESKVNQLHVEIDEACLELIALRQPAAVDLRFITAAMKIIVDMERIGDQAINIVERAESLLAVPLLKPLIDIPRMADITQEMLKAALDAYVNGDDRLAYETILRDDEVDQLKDQVFRELLTFMMADPTTIPRAMDLILVSRHIERIADHATNICEDVIFMVKGKDVRHQGPLA